Part of the bacterium genome, CGGCCGAGAGCTGCCCGACCTTCAGCTGGAGCAGCGTTCCACGGGCCAGTGGCTACAGGCTTGTCATCTATCAGGTTTCCGCTGAAGGCGGCCTGGGTGGAGCTGTGGTTCGGCACAGCGTTTCGGCCGGTGTTTCTTCCTGGACGCCATCTTTGGAGCAGGGTCTGGCTCCCGGCGGGAGCTATGCCTGGATGATCGGAGCGGTGACGCCGAAGGGCGAGACGCTGTGGTCAGAACCCGCCCTGTTTCAGGTCGCCGCAACACCCTCACCACAGGAGATCGAACGAGCGTTAGCGGTTCTCGAGGCGGCGTACCGCGATCGACGTCCGCAAGAGGAAGACGAGGCTTCGCCGAGCGAGAGCCCGGTTGGCGAGGCCGCTCTTGAACCGGCCGGAGCGAGTTTGGTGCCCTTCCCGGATCTACTGCCCCGTCCGATGGTGCGGTTTGAAGGCGGGGTAGACGTGAAGCCGGACCGGGGCGGTACGCTGGTACTCGGTTCCCTTAGTAGTTTCAACCTGGCTTTCGACAACAACGAGATCATGGCCCGCAGGGCAGGCCAACCGTCCACTCTTCACCTCAACTGGGAGGGCGGAGCGATCAAGACGGGCGGTCCGCTGCTGACTCACGACGACGTCGATTTCATGGGCCACGACCTGTGGAACGTCGGCACGTTTGATCTCGGCCACACGCTCGTCGTCGAATCGCGCTGCGAGAACTTGACAAATTACTCAGTCGCGCTCTGTCCGTATCCATACAAGATCATCGGTGGTGGATGCGCTAGCCTCTACAACAACGAATTGCAGGAATTCGGAGGTCCCATCACCGGTAGCTATCCCCGTCTTGCACCCCAAGGATGGGTGTGCCACGTGGAACACCTCCGCTCCTGTGATTGGGTAAACGCCTTTGCGATCTGCGCCGACCTGCGCTGAGGCGGGCAAGCACACCCTGACGCAGCTTTTCGCGCGTATCGCTTGCCGGCCAGCAAGGGCAGCTACTGGTCGAGCGATGCGTGGACGTGCATCGGGCCCAATGGCGTCATTCCCTGGCGTTCTTGTGCTTCTTGACCGAACGTAGGACACTCATCCTGGCTTTTTCTCCCCCATAGCCAGCACGAGCAACAAGACGATGGCTCTATTCGAGAGACTCAAATCGGTCGCGCGGTTTGCAGAGTCAGTGAATACGCGCTACTTCGTCACGTCCAAGCTCAAGTGGCTTCTAGTGAGCACGACTGTTTCCTCGGTTCTGCTTGTTGGAGGATACGAAGTAACCAAGAACGTCCAGTACTATCGCTGGCGAGAGAACTTCGACAACTATGGATGGTTCGACAAGGTCACGATACCTTCGCGAAATCCCGTCTTGATGTGGGAATACCGCTCCTACGGCAAGTATGTACATGCACGGATTAGGACGAATCGCTATGGATTCAGAGACCGGGATTACAAGTCGACCAAGAAACCCTGCAACACCTTTCGGGTAGCGTTTGCGGGCGACTCCATCACCTTGGGACTGGGTATTCACCTAAGAGAGACGTTCGTTCGCCAGTTCGAGATGGAAGCGAGTCGGATGAAATCTCAGCCCAGGGTTCAAGCTCTCAATTTCGGCGTGGACGGCTACAACACGCCACAGATCCTCGAGGTGGTTCGAACGAAAGTGCTGCCCTTTTCGCCGGACAAGGTCGTCTATGTGATGTGTCTGAACGATTTTGATTTCGACGAGTCTTCCGGCGAGAAGATCCTATATTTTCGAAAGCCAAAGAGCTTCTTTCTGTTGACGCTCGAGAAGGCTTTGCAAAGACTGCAGGGCGGCGATTTTCACCGGTTTCATTTCAAGAAAAACAAGATGGTGGTCTTCCAGAGTATTCTGGATATGAAAGAAATTCTGGAACCGAGGGGTATTGATTTTCAGGTGGTTCTGGTACCGGTCTTCCCTGACCGCCCGCTTACTTTTGACGATTACCCGCTCTTGGATGTGCACCAGGAAATCGGGGAGTTCTCGAAAGAGAAGGCCATTTCGCTGCTTGACCTGCGAGCAGCTTTTGCCGCGAGCGGAGGATTGCCCAGGGACTATGCCTTGGATGTGTGGCATCCGAACGTTAAGGGACATCGGTTCATCGCCGAGCAGTTATTGTCTTCGGTTCTCTCGGACTAGCGGACATCCGGGGGCGGCCTCGGTGGGAGCGTCGCGACACAAGAGAGGAGCAGCGCCGGGCGTCAGCCGAGGCTCTCTTCTGGCGGAAGAGGCCGACACTTCTCAGGGGCGGTCCGTGCGACTCTTCAGGGCTCGGTCTCGTGCTCTTCGTAGACCACCGCGTCGACACCCTGGCGCTCGATTCTGTCCTCGAAGATCTCGACGACGCGGTCGCGCCGTGACAGCAGCATCTTTATCTCGGCCTTGGTGAGACAGCCCTGCATCGCGCCGGCGACCTCCTCCCTACTCAACTGCCGCAACCGCGCGAGCAGCGGCGCGTCGATCTTGAGCATGCTTTTCGGCTCCGGCGGGTTCTTGCGGCTGAGGAAGGCGCGGGTGAAGTCGATCAACCAGATCTTCCAGTCCTTGGTGATTAGGATGTTGCCCGCGTTGAGGTCGGCGTTGCAGACGAGCTGGGTGAAGATCTGCCGGCGATAGATCTGATGGTTCCAGGCTTTCGGGTTCGGAGGTTGAATCCGTTTCTCGACCCGCTCCGCTTCCATCATCAGGACATCATCCACCCACCAGGTTACGGCGGCCCGCTTGCCCCTTATCACGCGCTCTACCGAAACCGGTACCATTCGCAGTCCCAAGAGCCTGTCCAACCGGTAGGCCGCGATGTTGTACCGATAGCTGTCGCGAAAGTTGAGCTCGGTGCGCGGCCCGACCTTGGCCCTGCGCTTAATGATGTCGACCGTTTGAATGTGGGCGTCGTGGGTCACCGAGTCTCGTCTCAACGTGGCGCGACGCGAGCCGGTCACTCCGATCTCGAGTTCTACGATGTCGACGACCTGCGCCTTGAGGAGGAACTCTTCCTTCTGAGCGTCGGTCCAGTTCCCGGTCTGACTCGCACTCACCGCACCGGCCGCAAGAACTGCCGAAACGACAAGAACGCCCGGGTGCCAGGCCGCGCCGCCGTACACGGACCTCCTCTTCCAGTTCCGCGATTCGCCCGACACTTTCTCGAGACCTCGGTGCCCGCTATACCAGCGGTATCCGGCCAGGCACACCCTGACAGACCTGCCCGACTTTCTTACCGCCTAAGGCGGGAGCGGTCAACCTTCGCAAGAGTGGTGAAAGGAAGTAACGGCGGCTCCGCCTCCCGGCTGGGAGCCCGCTAAGGAGAGAGCGTTCGGAAACTCTGGAAGTCGTCCAGGTAGAAGCTGCCGCTCTTGGCCGCGCCGGCCTTCTTCAGCAAGCCCAACCGTGCGGTGTCGATCGTGAGCCGGTCGTTGTCGAGGTTGTTCTTCTCGCCGCGAAGGCCGCCATCGGTAAAGAGTGCGGCGAGCCCCTGATCGAGCCCGTTGGTGCCGGCGCGTGCCCAGAGCACCGACACTGGGGTCCATTCGTTGCGGCGCACCTCTGCGCTGCCGATGAAACGGAATCGGCCGGTGTTCTCGCGCGCGAGGAGCCGCAGCTCGAAACGGTCCTCTCCGACTTGCTCGAGCAAAAGACGAACGTGCGCGCCTTTGCCACCCCTTCCGAACAGCTGCAGGATGTCGACCCGCTTGTTGAAGAGCATTTCCCAGTTGTTGGGGCTGAAGAAGAAGTCGACCATGTAGGCATCTTCACGTCGGGGGATCTTGTCCTGGACGCCGGTCCGTCCGCGGCCGCTCAGGATCTCGAGGCCGAAGTTGCCGGTGCGGGCGGCATTCCCACTGACGTCGAGCCCTCTCGGCTTTCGGGCCTTGGACCAGGCCGATGTGTCGCCGGACTCGAACCCATCGGCGAAGATCTGCTGGGCCTGTGCCGCCGTCGTGAGGAGAAGCGCGACGAGAAGAGCGCTGAGCGAGACGATGAGCATTTTGCGAGCGGACATGGTCACCTCCTCGAGCTGGTTGGAAGGAGAAAATAGCATCCTGCCCGTTGGGGTGGTGCATCTCCGTAATGAAAGCCGTAAGTTTTGAAGTTGCCTCGAGTCGCCTCGTGTTTCCCGAGCTGCTTCCAGTCCGAACAACTACTGGGTGCGCTGCCAGTCGCCCGTGGCGACGAAGTCCTCCATTTCGCGCCAGAGGGCTTCGAGATCGCAGCGCATCACGATCAGGTCCTGCTTTGTGCCAGCGAGGTCCTTGACGTAATCCGGCAGCACGG contains:
- a CDS encoding SGNH/GDSL hydrolase family protein; this translates as MALFERLKSVARFAESVNTRYFVTSKLKWLLVSTTVSSVLLVGGYEVTKNVQYYRWRENFDNYGWFDKVTIPSRNPVLMWEYRSYGKYVHARIRTNRYGFRDRDYKSTKKPCNTFRVAFAGDSITLGLGIHLRETFVRQFEMEASRMKSQPRVQALNFGVDGYNTPQILEVVRTKVLPFSPDKVVYVMCLNDFDFDESSGEKILYFRKPKSFFLLTLEKALQRLQGGDFHRFHFKKNKMVVFQSILDMKEILEPRGIDFQVVLVPVFPDRPLTFDDYPLLDVHQEIGEFSKEKAISLLDLRAAFAASGGLPRDYALDVWHPNVKGHRFIAEQLLSSVLSD